In the Chromatiaceae bacterium genome, one interval contains:
- the rsmI gene encoding 16S rRNA (cytidine(1402)-2'-O)-methyltransferase, with the protein MGTRVSKVHLEVSNTSGKLYVVATPIGNLDDVTLRALQVLRSVDRIAAEDTRHSRRLLDHYGIVKPMIALHEHNELDAVSRVLSSLQAGESLALVSDAGTPLISDPGFPLVRACRAHAIPVIPVPGASALLAALSVSGLPTDRFCFEGFLPRRAAARIAQLERLRHASATMVFYESSHRIVDTLRDMQQVFGGDRPAVFARELTKMHETVRAASLAELSGWVADDGHQRLGEIVILIAGVPQDEVPPGLQVDDVLRVLLAELPVRQAAGLAARLTGGKKNALYRRALELSGG; encoded by the coding sequence ATGGGTACCCGAGTATCAAAGGTGCATCTAGAGGTGTCAAACACGTCGGGTAAGCTGTATGTCGTCGCGACGCCGATCGGTAACCTCGATGACGTCACGCTGCGTGCGCTCCAGGTGTTGCGCAGTGTCGATCGGATCGCCGCCGAAGACACGCGGCACAGCCGTCGCCTCTTGGATCACTACGGCATCGTCAAGCCGATGATCGCGCTGCATGAGCACAATGAGCTGGACGCGGTATCGCGTGTACTGTCTTCGTTGCAGGCCGGCGAGTCGTTGGCGCTGGTGTCCGATGCCGGTACGCCTTTGATCAGCGATCCCGGTTTTCCGCTCGTCAGGGCGTGCCGTGCGCACGCGATTCCGGTGATCCCGGTGCCCGGGGCGAGCGCCCTGCTCGCGGCGCTGTCGGTGTCCGGACTGCCGACCGACCGGTTCTGTTTCGAGGGGTTTCTACCGCGCCGCGCGGCCGCCCGGATCGCGCAGCTGGAACGCCTGCGTCACGCCAGTGCGACCATGGTGTTCTACGAGTCGTCGCACCGCATCGTTGACACCCTGCGCGACATGCAGCAGGTCTTCGGAGGTGACCGCCCCGCGGTCTTTGCGCGCGAACTGACCAAGATGCACGAGACCGTGCGCGCGGCATCGCTCGCCGAGCTTTCCGGCTGGGTCGCGGACGACGGACACCAGCGTCTCGGCGAGATCGTGATCCTCATTGCCGGTGTGCCTCAGGACGAGGTGCCGCCGGGACTGCAGGTTGATGATGTGCTGCGCGTGCTGCTGGCCGAGCTGCCGGTGCGGCAGGCGGCGGGCCTGGCGGCGCGGCTTACCGGCGGCAAGAAGAATGCACTTTACCGACGCGCGCTCGAATTGAGCGGCGGCTAG
- a CDS encoding penicillin-binding protein activator, whose amino-acid sequence MQAATLFRSLLILFWLALAFGCAQTPPRPAGPTASDPDVIRAGELLAAGQYLRAMDAYRQLVARSVTPQQRAGFLISVADAARLGGDWDSVRATLEELAALPLDADQVLLLHLLQTEVLLQERRAEDALAALGNAPPETTPSGVQIRYFDDLAAAYRQLGNLLETANALQAVDALQSDPNERLQTQTEILRSLALLNEQILTSLQPSPPGTAGGWMELALLVKRYGHEPAELNTRFAAWRQQFPDHPALPELLVSYRDQLQGQMQQFSHIAVLLPQSGPLAGVAAAIRDGIVISLFEIPSTRRPELRFYDASDEAGIWPLYNEAVAAGAEIVIGPLQKESVAQLLRAGELPVPVLALNQVEIETRPTSNLFMYSLSPEDEARQVAERIWLDGHRHPVVLVPQGSWGERVATAFEARWSSLGGLVAGVTQYDEQSHDYTGPITQVLQLDQSAERHRQLQGILGRKLEFEPSRRADADAVFMAARPVQAQGMRPQLQFHHAADLPVYATSHAWLGALAPNQVEDMKGILLADIPWLVTASGGGETDRASVAQVLPNSGTAYARLYAMGMDALRLVPHLRRLQSSRYEALDGSTGSLYMDELNQIHRQLVWVRLDAEPEILGFAPRMDLQGDALSGEPTVQAIDGSVTRP is encoded by the coding sequence ATGCAAGCCGCCACCCTGTTCCGCTCCCTCCTGATCCTGTTCTGGCTCGCGCTCGCATTCGGTTGCGCGCAGACGCCGCCGCGCCCGGCCGGCCCGACAGCGTCGGACCCGGACGTGATCCGCGCCGGCGAATTGTTGGCGGCCGGCCAGTACCTGCGTGCGATGGATGCCTATCGCCAGCTGGTCGCGCGCAGCGTCACGCCGCAGCAACGCGCCGGATTCCTGATCAGCGTAGCGGACGCGGCACGTCTCGGCGGCGACTGGGACAGCGTGCGTGCGACCTTGGAGGAACTCGCCGCGTTGCCGCTCGATGCCGACCAGGTGTTGCTACTGCACCTGCTCCAGACCGAGGTATTGCTGCAGGAACGACGCGCTGAAGACGCGCTGGCAGCACTCGGTAACGCGCCACCGGAGACGACGCCGAGCGGTGTACAGATCCGGTATTTCGACGATCTCGCGGCTGCCTACCGGCAGCTCGGCAACCTGCTGGAGACCGCCAATGCGCTGCAGGCCGTCGACGCGCTGCAGAGCGATCCCAACGAGCGCCTGCAGACACAGACCGAGATCCTGCGTTCGCTCGCGCTGTTGAACGAGCAGATATTGACCTCGTTGCAACCTTCCCCGCCGGGAACCGCCGGAGGCTGGATGGAACTGGCGCTGCTGGTCAAGCGGTACGGTCACGAACCGGCCGAACTGAACACACGTTTTGCAGCGTGGCGCCAACAGTTCCCGGACCATCCCGCCCTACCGGAGTTGCTGGTCAGTTATCGCGACCAGTTGCAGGGCCAGATGCAGCAGTTCTCACATATCGCCGTGCTGCTGCCGCAGTCCGGACCGCTGGCCGGGGTCGCGGCAGCGATACGCGACGGGATCGTGATCAGCCTGTTCGAGATCCCGTCGACACGCCGCCCCGAATTGCGCTTCTATGACGCGAGTGACGAGGCCGGGATCTGGCCCTTGTACAACGAAGCCGTGGCCGCGGGCGCCGAAATAGTGATCGGTCCCTTGCAGAAGGAGTCGGTCGCGCAGCTACTGCGCGCCGGCGAACTGCCGGTCCCGGTGCTCGCTTTGAACCAGGTCGAGATCGAGACCAGGCCGACCTCGAACCTGTTCATGTATTCACTGTCGCCGGAGGACGAGGCCCGCCAGGTCGCCGAGCGCATCTGGCTGGACGGCCATCGTCATCCGGTAGTCCTGGTTCCACAGGGCAGCTGGGGCGAACGCGTCGCGACGGCGTTCGAGGCACGCTGGTCGAGTCTCGGCGGGCTTGTCGCAGGTGTGACGCAATACGACGAACAGAGTCACGACTATACCGGTCCGATCACCCAGGTGCTGCAGCTCGACCAGAGCGCCGAACGCCATCGTCAGCTGCAGGGCATACTGGGACGCAAGCTGGAGTTCGAACCCAGCCGCCGCGCCGATGCCGACGCGGTGTTCATGGCGGCACGGCCGGTGCAGGCGCAAGGCATGCGCCCGCAATTGCAGTTCCACCATGCAGCCGATCTGCCGGTATACGCGACATCACACGCTTGGCTGGGCGCGCTGGCACCGAACCAGGTCGAGGACATGAAAGGCATACTGCTGGCCGATATCCCCTGGTTGGTGACCGCCAGCGGCGGCGGCGAGACCGACCGCGCCAGCGTTGCGCAGGTCCTCCCGAACAGCGGCACCGCCTATGCGCGACTGTACGCGATGGGCATGGACGCACTGCGCCTGGTACCGCATCTGCGACGCCTGCAGAGCAGCCGTTACGAGGCCCTGGACGGCAGTACCGGCAGCCTGTACATGGACGAGTTGAACCAGATCCATCGGCAGCTGGTTTGGGTCAGGCTCGACGCCGAACCCGAGATCCTGGGCTTTGCGCCACGCATGGATCTACAGGGCGACGCCCTCTCGGGCGAACCCACGGTCCAGGCGATCGATGGCAGCGTCACCAGACCCTGA
- a CDS encoding YraN family protein yields MGNTQQRGRDAEDRAAALLSRHGLRLMQRNYRCRGGEIDLVMRDGELLVFVEVRFRNSVAFGGALVSIDQRKRRRLLNAANHFIVNSGWQGPCRFDVVGFDGDREAHWIRDAFPA; encoded by the coding sequence ATGGGAAACACGCAGCAGCGCGGCCGGGATGCCGAGGATCGCGCTGCGGCATTGCTGTCACGACACGGCCTGCGCCTGATGCAGCGCAACTACCGCTGCCGCGGTGGCGAGATCGATCTGGTGATGCGGGACGGCGAACTGCTGGTGTTCGTCGAGGTACGTTTCCGCAACAGCGTCGCATTCGGCGGCGCACTGGTCAGCATCGACCAGCGCAAACGCCGGCGATTGCTCAACGCGGCCAATCATTTCATCGTGAACAGCGGTTGGCAGGGACCGTGCCGCTTCGACGTCGTCGGCTTCGACGGCGACCGCGAGGCACACTGGATCCGCGACGCCTTTCCCGCATGA
- a CDS encoding SIS domain-containing protein, with translation MNPITRVASMFAESAQLSASAASVQAAPIARAASRIVSSLLGGGKVLSCGNGSSAADAQYFAAQMQHRFERERPGLPAIALNSDAAILTAIALDDGFSEIFSKQVGALGQPGDILLTLSINGTASNMVGAITAARERQMRVIAVTGRDGGEVAARLDAQDVEIRTPAVEAARILENHRLVIHCLCDLIDLELIGG, from the coding sequence GTGAATCCAATCACGCGCGTTGCCAGCATGTTCGCCGAGAGCGCGCAATTGAGCGCAAGCGCCGCCAGTGTGCAGGCCGCGCCGATCGCGCGCGCGGCCAGTCGGATCGTCTCCAGTCTGTTGGGCGGCGGCAAGGTGTTGAGCTGTGGAAACGGCAGCTCCGCTGCCGATGCACAATACTTTGCCGCGCAGATGCAACATCGCTTCGAACGGGAACGGCCAGGGCTACCGGCGATCGCGCTGAACTCCGATGCAGCGATCCTCACCGCGATCGCGCTCGACGACGGCTTCAGCGAAATTTTCAGCAAACAGGTGGGAGCACTGGGACAACCCGGTGACATCCTGCTGACGCTGAGCATCAACGGCACTGCGAGCAACATGGTCGGTGCGATCACGGCCGCGCGGGAGCGACAGATGCGCGTGATCGCGGTCACAGGACGCGACGGCGGCGAGGTCGCCGCGCGCCTCGACGCACAAGATGTCGAGATCCGCACACCCGCGGTGGAAGCGGCGCGGATACTCGAGAATCATCGGCTCGTGATTCATTGCCTGTGTGACCTCATCGATCTTGAACTGATAGGTGGTTAA
- a CDS encoding BON domain-containing protein produces MNAKKLFARNASILLLAFTLSGCGAVVVGGVVTGAAVVHDRRTTGTLVEDQEIFLRAITIRQQDEELKRLSNINVDVYNLQVLLTGQAENAQIVEGFRQRVAAIPRVRTVFNEVTIGAENTWGEATADAYLTSRVKVALFDVGIEGFDPVRVKVTSSQGTVYLMGLLSAREADAVTEKVRFVSGVKRVVKLFEYLDQ; encoded by the coding sequence ATGAACGCAAAGAAGTTGTTTGCACGAAATGCATCCATCCTGCTCCTGGCATTCACGCTGTCCGGCTGTGGCGCAGTCGTGGTCGGCGGCGTCGTGACCGGAGCCGCAGTGGTCCATGACCGCCGTACGACCGGCACCCTGGTCGAGGATCAGGAGATTTTCCTCCGCGCTATCACGATCCGCCAGCAGGACGAGGAACTGAAGCGGCTCAGCAACATCAATGTCGACGTCTACAACCTGCAGGTGTTGCTCACCGGACAGGCCGAGAACGCGCAGATCGTCGAGGGTTTCCGTCAGCGCGTCGCGGCCATCCCCAGGGTCAGGACCGTGTTCAACGAGGTGACGATCGGCGCCGAGAACACCTGGGGTGAGGCGACCGCGGACGCCTACCTGACGTCGCGCGTCAAGGTTGCACTGTTCGACGTCGGCATCGAGGGGTTCGACCCGGTGCGGGTCAAGGTGACCAGTTCGCAGGGCACCGTCTACCTGATGGGGCTGCTGAGCGCGCGCGAGGCCGACGCGGTGACCGAGAAGGTACGGTTCGTCAGTGGCGTCAAGCGCGTAGTGAAACTGTTTGAGTACCTCGACCAGTAA
- a CDS encoding FAD-binding protein has translation MSTSTSNPGDAPALPEALRHALTGLFASGELLTDAGDCWAYGYDNSRRQAVPQAVCFARDAGQIAALVKLCREHRVPIVTRGRGTGTTGATVPMRGGIVLSMEHMRDHLTIDPANRVARVSPGFTNQELQRAAAEHGFFWPPDPTSAAVCTIGGNLAYNSAGPRAVKYGTPRENTLGLRAVTGQGELLKTGGATTKGVVGYDLTRLLIGSEGTLAIITEALLKLTPVAEAKRTLQAVYRDIGAAASAVSRIMAQPVTPCALEFMDGAAIDMVRDVSEIDLPHDAGALLMIEVDGPLQGIAASVAQVSDAAMGDGCLRIEAADSEADVARLWRTRQALSPALRNIAPKKINEDVVVPVSQIPTLINGLAALSRRFGIPIVNFGHAGNGNIHVNLLIDPDDPAQMAAATPCLDEVFDLVLSLDGSLSGEHGIGWVKREFVDRELDAAHLRLMAAIKRQFDPDNILNPGVGMPDL, from the coding sequence TTGAGTACCTCGACCAGTAATCCCGGCGATGCACCGGCCCTGCCGGAGGCCCTGCGCCACGCACTGACCGGTCTGTTCGCGAGCGGCGAGTTGCTGACCGATGCCGGCGATTGTTGGGCCTACGGCTACGACAACAGCCGTCGACAGGCGGTGCCACAGGCGGTCTGCTTCGCCCGCGACGCCGGGCAGATCGCTGCGCTCGTGAAACTCTGTCGGGAACACCGGGTGCCCATCGTGACGCGCGGGCGCGGCACAGGCACCACCGGCGCCACGGTGCCGATGCGCGGCGGCATCGTACTGTCGATGGAACACATGCGTGATCACCTTACGATCGATCCGGCGAATCGCGTCGCCCGGGTGTCGCCCGGATTCACCAACCAGGAACTCCAACGCGCGGCGGCCGAACACGGGTTCTTCTGGCCTCCCGACCCCACCAGTGCCGCAGTCTGCACGATCGGCGGAAATCTCGCGTACAACTCGGCCGGGCCCCGCGCCGTCAAGTACGGGACGCCTCGCGAAAACACGCTAGGCCTCCGTGCCGTCACAGGTCAGGGCGAGCTGTTGAAGACCGGTGGGGCAACCACCAAAGGCGTGGTGGGATATGACCTGACACGGCTCCTGATCGGCTCCGAGGGCACCCTGGCGATCATCACCGAGGCGCTGCTCAAGCTGACCCCGGTCGCCGAGGCAAAACGCACCCTGCAGGCGGTGTACCGCGACATCGGTGCCGCGGCCTCCGCGGTATCGCGCATCATGGCGCAGCCGGTCACGCCTTGTGCGCTGGAATTCATGGACGGTGCGGCCATCGATATGGTGCGCGACGTATCGGAGATCGATCTGCCACACGATGCCGGTGCCTTGCTGATGATCGAGGTCGATGGTCCGCTGCAGGGGATCGCCGCGAGCGTCGCGCAGGTCTCGGACGCGGCGATGGGCGATGGCTGCCTGCGCATCGAGGCCGCCGACAGCGAGGCGGACGTCGCGCGCCTGTGGCGTACTCGCCAGGCACTGTCGCCTGCACTACGCAACATCGCGCCGAAAAAGATCAACGAGGATGTCGTGGTGCCGGTGTCGCAGATCCCGACACTGATCAACGGACTCGCGGCCCTGTCACGCCGATTCGGCATCCCGATCGTCAACTTCGGTCATGCCGGCAACGGCAACATCCACGTCAACCTGCTGATCGATCCCGACGATCCGGCGCAGATGGCAGCCGCCACCCCCTGCCTGGACGAGGTGTTCGACCTGGTACTCTCGCTCGACGGCAGCCTGTCCGGCGAGCACGGCATCGGTTGGGTGAAGCGCGAGTTCGTGGATCGCGAACTGGACGCCGCGCACCTGCGCCTGATGGCAGCGATCAAACGCCAGTTCGATCCCGACAACATCCTCAATCCCGGCGTCGGTATGCCCGACCTTTGA
- the nhaD gene encoding sodium:proton antiporter NhaD — MTLWMRLLATVPLFFPGLLWASGAGDQALDLTEHWVGYAALAIFGLSYVLVMAEEFTHLRKSKPVILAAGIIWALIAVVYHTHGIDHAAENAVRHNLLEYAELMLFLLVAMTYINAMDERRVFEALRSWLVKKGFGFRQLFWITGLLAFFISPIADNLTTALLMCAVVLAVGGENTKFVLIACINIVVAANAGGAFSPFGDITTLMVWQKQIQTPQGVIDFWSFFALFVPAVVNWLVPAAIMSFAVPNEQPHGGGDGVRMRRGAKRIIGLFLLTIATAVAYHNFMHMPPVIGMLTGLAYLQFFGYYLKKTHRRGEPGVDEDQFGDPVAFDIFNKVARAEWDTLLFFYGVVLCVGGLGFIGYLAVASEVMYVDWGATNANIAVGVLSAIVDNIPVMFAVLTMMPDMSAGQWLLVTLTAGVGGSLLSIGSAAGVALMGQARGKYTFFGHLKWAPVIALGYAASIATHMWINSGSF, encoded by the coding sequence ATGACCCTCTGGATGCGATTGTTGGCCACGGTGCCGTTGTTCTTCCCCGGCCTGCTGTGGGCCTCCGGTGCCGGCGACCAGGCACTCGATCTGACGGAGCACTGGGTGGGATACGCCGCCCTGGCCATATTTGGCCTGTCCTATGTGCTGGTGATGGCGGAGGAATTCACCCATCTGCGCAAGTCCAAGCCGGTGATACTGGCGGCGGGGATCATCTGGGCCTTGATCGCCGTGGTCTACCACACCCATGGCATCGACCATGCCGCGGAAAACGCGGTACGGCACAACCTGCTGGAATACGCCGAGCTGATGCTTTTCCTGCTGGTCGCGATGACCTACATCAACGCAATGGACGAACGCCGGGTGTTCGAAGCACTGCGTTCCTGGCTGGTCAAGAAAGGCTTCGGTTTTCGCCAGTTGTTCTGGATCACCGGCCTGCTCGCGTTCTTCATTTCACCGATCGCCGACAACCTGACCACGGCACTGCTGATGTGCGCGGTGGTGCTCGCAGTCGGCGGCGAGAACACCAAGTTCGTGCTGATCGCCTGTATCAACATCGTCGTCGCGGCGAACGCAGGCGGGGCCTTCAGTCCGTTTGGCGATATCACGACGCTGATGGTCTGGCAGAAGCAGATCCAGACGCCCCAGGGGGTGATCGATTTCTGGTCGTTCTTCGCCCTGTTCGTCCCGGCGGTGGTCAATTGGCTGGTGCCGGCGGCGATCATGTCGTTTGCAGTCCCCAACGAGCAGCCACACGGCGGCGGCGACGGAGTCCGAATGCGGCGTGGTGCCAAACGGATCATCGGCCTGTTCCTCTTAACCATCGCGACCGCCGTCGCGTACCACAACTTCATGCACATGCCGCCGGTGATCGGTATGTTGACGGGCCTCGCCTACCTGCAGTTTTTCGGTTACTACCTCAAGAAGACCCACCGTCGCGGCGAACCGGGGGTCGACGAGGACCAGTTCGGCGACCCGGTCGCGTTCGACATCTTCAACAAGGTGGCACGTGCCGAGTGGGACACCTTGCTGTTTTTCTACGGCGTGGTGCTGTGTGTCGGCGGCCTCGGATTCATCGGCTACCTCGCGGTCGCATCGGAGGTGATGTATGTCGACTGGGGTGCGACCAATGCCAACATTGCGGTCGGTGTGCTGTCGGCGATCGTCGACAACATACCTGTGATGTTCGCGGTGCTCACGATGATGCCGGACATGTCCGCAGGCCAGTGGCTGCTGGTCACGCTGACCGCGGGCGTCGGTGGTTCGCTGCTGTCGATCGGGTCGGCCGCCGGAGTCGCCCTGATGGGCCAGGCGCGCGGCAAATACACCTTCTTCGGTCACCTGAAGTGGGCGCCGGTCATTGCATTGGGGTACGCCGCGAGCATCGCGACCCACATGTGGATCAACAGCGGCAGTTTCTGA
- the purE gene encoding 5-(carboxyamino)imidazole ribonucleotide mutase — protein MTQPRVGIIMGSDSDLPVMQDAASILNEFGVPYEMTIVSAHRTPARLYDYAQGARARGIGVIIAGAGGAAHLPGMAAALTELPVIGVPVKTSALSGQDSLLSIVQMPAGVPVATVAINGAKNAGILAAQILGVADPALLDRVAQYKRDLESMVMGKVAQMADRQAE, from the coding sequence ATGACACAGCCACGCGTGGGTATCATCATGGGCAGCGATTCGGACCTGCCGGTCATGCAGGATGCTGCCTCCATCCTGAACGAATTCGGTGTGCCCTACGAGATGACGATCGTGTCCGCGCACCGTACGCCTGCGCGGCTGTACGACTATGCACAAGGGGCGCGGGCACGCGGTATCGGTGTGATCATCGCCGGAGCGGGCGGCGCTGCGCATCTGCCGGGCATGGCGGCGGCGCTCACCGAGCTGCCGGTGATCGGCGTGCCGGTGAAGACATCCGCCTTGAGCGGTCAGGATTCGTTGCTGTCGATCGTGCAGATGCCGGCCGGCGTGCCGGTGGCGACCGTCGCGATCAACGGCGCGAAGAATGCCGGGATCCTGGCCGCGCAGATCCTGGGCGTCGCCGACCCGGCGTTGCTCGACCGCGTCGCACAATACAAGCGCGATCTGGAGTCGATGGTGATGGGCAAGGTTGCGCAGATGGCGGATCGACAGGCGGAATAG
- the purK gene encoding 5-(carboxyamino)imidazole ribonucleotide synthase — translation MDDIFPYPVARIGLIGGGQLGRMLVKAAKRLGCTCVVLDPLQGSPAGQVAGHQIVGDYSDPAKVRELAESCDVVTFELEDIETETLVQLEAEGHRIFPRPQLLATIQDKYSQKCFLRDAGIPTSEFVATPSPDTAIFADFGYPLVQKARRGGYDGRGVVVMQDATGFADHLPVASFVERFVVAEKELAVMVARNVHGECRAYPTVEMRFHAQDNVLDFLVAPAGVPPETARRAEALAVRTVEAMDGIGVFGIEMFLTRDGDLLVNEVAPRTHNSGHHTIEACVTDQFEQHLRAILGLPLGDTRQLTPATMVNLLGEPGYQGRPLIAGLAAVLAIPGVCVHIYGKAVTKPGRKMGHITVIDDSIDAACEKAHRVKQQIRILGDKRL, via the coding sequence ATGGACGACATTTTTCCTTATCCGGTGGCGCGCATCGGGCTGATCGGCGGTGGCCAACTCGGGCGAATGTTGGTCAAGGCCGCGAAACGGCTCGGCTGCACCTGTGTCGTGCTGGATCCATTGCAGGGGTCACCGGCCGGCCAGGTGGCGGGACATCAGATCGTCGGGGACTACAGCGACCCGGCGAAGGTGCGCGAACTGGCCGAGTCATGCGACGTGGTCACCTTCGAATTGGAGGACATCGAGACCGAGACCCTGGTCCAACTCGAGGCCGAAGGGCACCGGATATTTCCGCGCCCGCAGTTGCTCGCGACCATCCAGGACAAGTACAGCCAGAAGTGCTTTCTGCGCGATGCCGGTATACCGACCTCCGAGTTTGTCGCGACGCCTTCGCCGGACACGGCGATATTTGCCGATTTCGGCTATCCGTTGGTGCAGAAGGCGCGCCGTGGTGGCTATGACGGTCGGGGCGTCGTGGTGATGCAGGACGCGACCGGCTTCGCCGATCACCTGCCGGTCGCGAGCTTCGTCGAGCGGTTCGTGGTTGCCGAGAAGGAACTCGCGGTGATGGTTGCGCGCAATGTGCACGGTGAGTGCCGCGCCTACCCGACCGTGGAGATGCGTTTTCATGCGCAAGACAACGTACTCGATTTCCTGGTCGCACCGGCCGGTGTGCCGCCCGAGACCGCGCGTCGCGCCGAGGCATTGGCAGTGCGCACCGTCGAGGCGATGGACGGGATCGGCGTCTTCGGTATCGAGATGTTTCTGACCCGTGACGGCGACCTGCTGGTCAACGAGGTCGCACCGCGCACCCACAACTCCGGTCACCATACGATCGAGGCCTGTGTCACCGACCAGTTCGAGCAGCACCTGCGTGCGATCCTCGGCCTGCCGCTGGGCGATACACGGCAGCTGACCCCGGCGACCATGGTGAACCTGCTCGGTGAGCCGGGCTACCAGGGCCGCCCGCTGATCGCGGGCCTAGCCGCGGTCCTCGCGATCCCCGGCGTCTGTGTGCATATTTACGGCAAGGCGGTGACCAAGCCGGGTCGCAAGATGGGCCATATCACGGTGATCGACGATTCGATCGACGCCGCGTGCGAAAAGGCGCACCGGGTCAAACAGCAGATCAGGATTCTGGGGGACAAGCGGTTATGA
- a CDS encoding phosphoribulokinase, whose protein sequence is MSKQHPVVAVTGSSGAGTTTVKRAFEHIFIREGINAAVVEGDSFHRYERAEMKVKMTEESLSHFGPAANRFDKLEELFKTYGMTGSGEKRYYLHNEEEAAEHNGRLGTDKQPGEFTPWEPIPEGTDLLFYEGLHGLVVTDQNNVAEHVDLGIGVVPIVNLEWIQKIHRDNAERGYSPEAVVDTIMRRMPDYINHITPQFSRTDINFQRVSLVDTSNPFIARDIPTPDESFVVIRFADPKKFNINFQYLLSMINGSFMSRRNSIVVPGGKMGFAMEVIFGPIIDQMMDERGL, encoded by the coding sequence ATGTCCAAGCAACATCCCGTCGTTGCGGTTACCGGTTCGTCCGGTGCCGGCACCACCACCGTCAAACGGGCCTTCGAACACATCTTCATCCGCGAGGGAATCAACGCCGCCGTCGTCGAGGGCGACAGCTTTCACCGCTACGAGCGCGCCGAGATGAAGGTGAAGATGACCGAAGAGAGCCTGAGTCACTTCGGTCCGGCGGCGAACCGCTTCGACAAGCTCGAGGAACTGTTCAAGACCTACGGTATGACCGGTTCCGGCGAGAAGCGTTACTACCTGCACAACGAAGAGGAAGCGGCGGAACACAATGGCCGCCTGGGCACCGACAAGCAACCCGGTGAATTCACCCCCTGGGAACCGATCCCCGAAGGGACGGACCTGCTGTTCTACGAGGGCCTGCACGGTCTGGTCGTGACCGACCAGAACAACGTCGCCGAACACGTCGACCTCGGTATCGGCGTGGTGCCGATCGTCAACCTGGAGTGGATCCAGAAGATCCACCGCGACAACGCCGAACGCGGCTACTCGCCCGAGGCCGTGGTGGACACGATCATGCGGCGCATGCCCGACTACATCAATCACATAACGCCACAGTTCTCACGTACCGACATCAACTTCCAACGCGTCTCGCTGGTCGACACCTCGAACCCCTTCATCGCCCGCGACATCCCGACGCCCGATGAGAGCTTCGTGGTGATCCGCTTCGCCGATCCGAAAAAGTTCAACATCAACTTCCAGTACCTGCTTTCGATGATCAACGGCTCGTTCATGTCACGCCGCAACAGCATCGTCGTGCCGGGTGGCAAGATGGGTTTCGCCATGGAGGTGATCTTCGGCCCGATCATCGACCAGATGATGGACGAGCGAGGGCTCTGA